A stretch of Larus michahellis chromosome Z, bLarMic1.1, whole genome shotgun sequence DNA encodes these proteins:
- the MTX3 gene encoding metaxin-3: MAAPMELSCWGGDWGLPSLHPESLTVMAYAKFSGAPLIVNTISNSWRAPKGEVPVLISEDIVISQPAKILNFLRKQKYNADYELSAKQGADTLAYIALLEEKLLPALLHTFWVEAENYCSVTKPWFASRIPFPLSLYLPGKMSREALNRILLTRGGPPPYSLTEVEAQIYRDAKEKAGLPEEVTMFCPELCLTYTENGYVAEVLMSYLSHFGFWFCFVTLFRPTTLDAFVFGFLAPIYKVCFPRVQLQEHMKQLPNLCRFCDDILTCYFRLTVSGHSPAGQDTADANLQKLTQLVNKESNLIEKMDDNLRKSPQHPPRKLTTLKLAAGGEESSPLNRLSP; encoded by the exons ATGGCGGCTCCCatggagctgagctgctggggaggcgattgggggctgccctccctgcacCCGGAGTCTCTAACCGTCATG GCTTATGCCAAATTTTCTGGTGCTCCCTTGATAGTGAATACGATAAGTAACTCTTGGAGAGCTCCGAAAG GAGAGGTACCAGTCCTGATATCAGAAGACATTGTTATTTCTCAGCCAGCAAAAATACTAAACTTCTTAAGAAAGCAG aaATATAATGCTGATTATGAATTGTCTGCAAAACAAGGAGCTGATACACTGGCATATATTGCACTGCTTGAAGAGAAACTGCTTCCTGCTCTG CTGCACACTTTCTGGGTTGAGGCTGAAAATTACTGCAGCGTGACAAAGCCATGGTTTGCCTCAAGGATTCCCTTCCCCCTGAGTTTGTATCTGCCTGGAAAGATGTCCAGGGAAGCACTGAACAGGATCTTGCTGACCAGGGGAGGACCTCCGCCTTACAGTCTCACTGAAGTGGAAGCACAG ATATACAGGGATGCCAAGGA AAAAGCTGGATTGCCAGAAGAGGTGACAATGTTCTGTCCTGAGTTGTGTTTGACATACACAGAAAATGGTTATGTTGCAGAGGTCTTGATGTCTTACCTCAGTcactttgggttttggttttgttttgtcactCTTTTCAGGCCTACCACCTTGGATGCCTTTGTGTTTGGTTTCCTTGCACCGATTTATAAAGTGTGCTTCCCCAGAGTACAATTACAAGAGCATATGAAACAGCTTCCCAATCTGTGTCGATTCTGTGATGATATTTTAACTTGCTACTTCAGGTTAACTGTCTCAG GCCATTCTCCGGCTGGACAGGATACAGCAGATGCTAATCTGCAGAAACTCACACAGCTTGTAAATAAGGAATCCAACTTGATTGAAAAG ATGGACGACAACCTTCGTAAGAGTCCTCAGCATCCCCCTCGAAAGCTAACAACCCTCAAGCTTGCTGCAGGTGGAGAAGAAAGCAGTCCATTGAATCGTTTGTCACCTTGA